The Methanothrix soehngenii GP6 genome has a window encoding:
- a CDS encoding NADH-quinone oxidoreductase subunit B, which yields MGISDVIPVPVCIDEEIEKWTIFGQPVTEVWFTTTEKIHEIIQMGPIKNIFNWGRKNSVYFLMQPMGCCGVEMFVFGAAPYDSDRFGCIPRNTPRQTDVMIISGYLTRKYLPVFKNLWENMPEPKWCIAIGECAISGGPFYDSYNIIQNTGDYFPIDVYIPGCPPRPEQFLEGLMNLQEKIKQRKDLRDY from the coding sequence TTGGGTATAAGCGATGTCATACCCGTGCCTGTATGTATCGATGAGGAGATTGAGAAGTGGACTATATTCGGCCAGCCCGTCACTGAGGTCTGGTTCACCACCACTGAGAAGATCCATGAGATCATCCAGATGGGGCCCATCAAGAATATCTTCAACTGGGGCAGAAAGAATTCCGTATACTTTTTAATGCAGCCTATGGGCTGCTGTGGTGTGGAGATGTTCGTCTTCGGAGCTGCACCCTATGACAGCGACCGGTTTGGATGCATTCCGAGAAACACCCCCCGACAGACGGATGTGATGATCATCTCCGGTTACTTGACCCGGAAATACCTGCCGGTCTTCAAGAACCTGTGGGAGAACATGCCTGAGCCCAAGTGGTGCATAGCCATTGGTGAATGCGCTATATCCGGCGGGCCGTTCTATGATTCCTACAACATCATCCAGAACACAGGCGACTATTTCCCCATTGATGTCTACATCCCCGGATGTCCGCCACGCCCTGAGCAGTTCCTTGAGGGGCTCATGAATCTCCAGGAAAAGATCAAGCAGCGTAAGGACTTGCGAGACTATTAA
- a CDS encoding NADH-quinone oxidoreductase subunit J, with amino-acid sequence MSEKEPEKNVIRSIFELLVLLLALGVIFGGLAVIIFLSPWSKTILDRLLDYDIRFAIELLAFLAIATIIVLLSALTVLVKNIVHSALYLLGTFAGVAALYIFMNAPFVGVAQILVYIGAVGVLILFAVMLTRRTIMEESHGEI; translated from the coding sequence ATGTCGGAAAAAGAACCTGAAAAAAATGTGATTAGAAGCATATTCGAGCTGCTGGTGCTTTTGCTTGCCCTCGGAGTCATCTTCGGCGGACTGGCGGTGATAATATTCCTGTCCCCCTGGTCCAAGACGATATTGGACAGGCTGCTGGACTACGATATTCGCTTTGCCATAGAGCTTTTGGCATTTCTGGCCATAGCGACAATTATTGTCCTTTTATCGGCGCTGACGGTCCTGGTCAAGAATATTGTGCATAGCGCTCTTTACCTGCTGGGAACCTTTGCTGGAGTGGCTGCGCTCTACATATTCATGAATGCCCCCTTCGTGGGTGTGGCTCAGATCCTGGTTTACATTGGTGCAGTGGGAGTTTTGATACTCTTCGCTGTGATGCTCACCAGGAGGACGATTATGGAGGAGTCTCATGGCGAAATTTAA
- a CDS encoding NADH-quinone oxidoreductase subunit A produces the protein MAGEPMAVVYYIPLIIFLIMGAIVPIAALAAIKIIAPNKPSRQKLSIYEGGLKPIRDAKIQYSVQYYLFAIVFVIFDVEVLFLYPWIYVYANEAMQKFMVFGSMNIAVFEMLLFIIVLLVGLIYAIKKEALRWV, from the coding sequence ATGGCCGGCGAACCGATGGCAGTGGTTTATTATATACCACTTATTATATTTTTGATAATGGGAGCTATAGTGCCCATTGCGGCTCTGGCAGCTATAAAAATCATAGCGCCGAATAAACCTAGCCGCCAAAAGCTATCGATATACGAAGGAGGGCTGAAACCAATCCGCGACGCCAAGATCCAGTATAGCGTTCAATATTACCTTTTCGCAATCGTTTTTGTGATATTCGATGTTGAGGTTTTGTTCTTATACCCCTGGATCTATGTCTACGCGAACGAAGCCATGCAAAAGTTCATGGTCTTCGGATCAATGAATATTGCCGTCTTCGAGATGCTCCTATTCATCATTGTATTGCTGGTTGGACTGATTTATGCAATCAAGAAGGAGGCTTTGCGTTGGGTATAA
- a CDS encoding NADH-quinone oxidoreductase subunit N codes for MDFSHYAPLWGEALLTALAVLILLLGAMMKNSGKLPGYLSLAGLVAALGLVASNLFIAPTLFFFDTISVDALSQFFKAVFLIVSLLVVIASLSKYTGKGSDEFFALLLLATVGMMIVSSSVDLVTLFVGFELASLSTYAMAAFDKTKKNLEAAMKYFIYGSVSSAFMLFGFSLLYGMTGSTRLADVAAASVESFGAATLVALLFVIAGFAFKMALVPFHMWAPDTYEGAPALVSALLAAGSKKMGFAAAFRVLLIALVAMRVEWYLAFAILAAVTMTLGNLAACWQNNVRRILAYSSIAQAGYIAIAFVVVGAAYGDAPVNVLNLGMFPADQLGIAGALLLILGHALMKTGAFIGSAQVASMVSKSDAEDPDDISNYAGLASRAPVTAFCMLIFMFALAGIPPTAGYIGKFVLFSSAIYSGLVWLAVLAILNSALSLVYYLRIISYMYLKEPAGPKIAESKGYMAALVLTMLGVVYIGVFPDQFINWALQAATVLLPQ; via the coding sequence GTGGACTTTTCTCACTACGCACCCCTCTGGGGAGAGGCGTTATTGACGGCACTGGCAGTGCTTATACTGCTGCTGGGGGCCATGATGAAGAACAGTGGAAAACTTCCAGGCTATCTGAGCCTGGCCGGGCTGGTCGCAGCCCTGGGGCTGGTGGCAAGCAATCTCTTTATTGCCCCCACCCTGTTCTTCTTTGATACCATATCGGTAGATGCCCTGTCCCAGTTCTTCAAGGCGGTCTTCCTGATTGTGTCCTTGCTGGTAGTGATAGCATCGCTATCCAAGTACACGGGAAAGGGCTCAGACGAGTTCTTCGCTCTGCTCCTCTTGGCCACTGTGGGCATGATGATAGTCTCCAGCTCGGTAGATCTGGTGACTCTGTTCGTGGGCTTCGAGCTGGCCAGTCTGTCCACCTATGCCATGGCGGCGTTTGACAAGACGAAGAAGAACCTGGAGGCGGCCATGAAGTACTTCATCTATGGCTCTGTCTCCTCGGCGTTCATGCTCTTCGGCTTCTCATTGCTCTACGGCATGACCGGATCGACTAGGCTGGCAGACGTCGCAGCAGCATCTGTAGAATCATTCGGTGCAGCGACATTGGTCGCCCTGCTATTCGTCATCGCCGGGTTTGCCTTCAAGATGGCTCTGGTGCCATTCCATATGTGGGCTCCCGATACCTACGAGGGAGCACCGGCCCTGGTCTCGGCGCTGCTTGCCGCAGGTTCCAAGAAGATGGGATTTGCCGCGGCCTTCAGGGTTCTCCTGATCGCCCTGGTGGCCATGAGGGTGGAGTGGTATCTTGCTTTCGCCATACTGGCAGCAGTAACCATGACCCTCGGAAACCTGGCCGCTTGCTGGCAGAATAATGTCAGGCGCATACTGGCATACTCCTCAATCGCCCAGGCGGGCTATATTGCCATCGCATTTGTGGTGGTAGGTGCAGCCTACGGTGATGCCCCGGTCAATGTGCTGAACCTGGGAATGTTCCCCGCGGATCAGCTGGGCATTGCTGGAGCCTTGCTCCTGATACTCGGTCATGCCCTGATGAAGACCGGAGCCTTCATCGGCTCAGCTCAGGTGGCCTCGATGGTCTCCAAAAGCGATGCAGAAGATCCGGATGATATATCCAACTATGCAGGTCTCGCAAGCAGGGCGCCGGTCACGGCGTTTTGCATGCTGATCTTCATGTTCGCCCTGGCGGGAATTCCGCCCACGGCAGGATATATCGGCAAGTTCGTGCTCTTCAGCTCGGCCATCTACTCCGGCCTGGTATGGCTGGCGGTTTTAGCCATCCTGAACAGCGCTCTCTCCCTGGTGTACTACCTGAGGATCATCAGCTACATGTATCTGAAGGAGCCCGCCGGGCCGAAGATCGCTGAGTCGAAGGGATATATGGCGGCACTGGTTCTGACCATGCTAGGAGTCGTCTATATCGGTGTATTCCCCGATCAGTTCATCAACTGGGCACTGCAGGCAGCAACAGTACTGCTGCCTCAGTAA
- a CDS encoding 4Fe-4S binding protein encodes MLKRKMIKNFTWPLKTASREIEVTRLYPEFMMELPDAERGIHELDATICIGCGSCARVCPNSCIEMVHFKFGNPLKNKKMQFPQIDYGRCMFCGLCVDECPVECLKMGKKVIMAGWERKDIVKGPDFLATKRFSAKEVADLEAEAKRIAAEKAAAKKAAAKDAAAAGDKKPAKEGANAEKKKAVAKPAEGGAS; translated from the coding sequence ATGTTGAAGAGAAAGATGATAAAGAACTTCACCTGGCCTTTGAAGACCGCCTCGCGGGAGATAGAAGTCACCAGGCTCTATCCCGAGTTCATGATGGAGCTGCCTGATGCAGAGAGAGGGATTCATGAGCTGGATGCCACCATATGCATCGGCTGCGGCTCATGTGCTAGAGTCTGTCCCAACAGCTGCATTGAGATGGTGCACTTCAAGTTCGGAAATCCCCTCAAGAACAAGAAGATGCAGTTTCCGCAAATCGATTACGGAAGATGTATGTTCTGCGGCCTGTGCGTGGATGAATGCCCGGTCGAATGCCTCAAGATGGGAAAGAAGGTCATCATGGCTGGCTGGGAAAGAAAGGACATCGTGAAAGGTCCTGATTTCCTGGCCACCAAGAGGTTCTCAGCCAAAGAGGTAGCAGACCTGGAGGCCGAGGCAAAGAGGATTGCTGCTGAGAAGGCCGCTGCCAAGAAGGCTGCGGCAAAAGATGCTGCAGCCGCAGGCGACAAGAAGCCAGCCAAAGAGGGAGCAAATGCAGAAAAGAAGAAGGCGGTGGCCAAACCCGCAGAAGGAGGTGCTTCCTGA
- the fpoK gene encoding F420H2 dehydrogenase subunit FpoK, with translation MIPLELYILLASIMFTIGLYGLITQKNGVKLMMCIELLLNSANINLVAFSAYQPNMNGQVFALFSIALAAAEAGVGFAILIALYRLYGTIDLDNINTMRW, from the coding sequence ATGATACCGTTGGAGCTTTACATATTGCTGGCATCCATCATGTTCACCATCGGCTTGTACGGCCTCATCACACAGAAGAACGGAGTCAAGCTGATGATGTGCATCGAGCTGCTGCTCAATAGCGCCAACATCAATCTTGTTGCCTTCTCAGCCTACCAGCCTAATATGAACGGGCAGGTATTCGCCCTGTTCTCCATAGCGCTGGCGGCAGCTGAAGCGGGTGTTGGATTTGCTATATTGATCGCACTATACAGGCTATACGGAACCATTGACCTGGATAACATAAACACCATGAGGTGGTAG
- the fpoH gene encoding F420H2 dehydrogenase subunit FpoH, producing MDGIIDTITQFAAQEPAIFALIIGIIGAAVLSAVVNVGAMLVIWADRKVMSDFCNRFGPNRVGGRWGILQLGADAIKLFTKEDVIPAGVDKGVYVWAPIIASAGTMLVAAAIPFGALHIGGKNYPLVVANMDISAFYVEAALSIMSIAVFMAGYSSNNKYSILGAFRGIARMIAYEVPMGVCVISVAVMAHSLNLVEIVESQTVWYAFAQPLGFVIFMIALVTDLGRVPFDQSEAEEEIICGYSTEYSGIRWGLLYFQEYNNFLLGSILVSLLFLGGWHGPIIPIPLLDMVSPMIWLLMKVIIVIWFIILIRAALFRLRIDQVTDLGWKWMLPLSILNLGWAVIVGSYFA from the coding sequence TTGGACGGAATAATAGATACCATCACCCAATTTGCTGCCCAGGAGCCGGCAATATTCGCCCTGATCATAGGCATAATCGGCGCAGCGGTGCTTTCTGCCGTGGTCAATGTAGGCGCAATGCTGGTGATCTGGGCAGACAGAAAGGTAATGAGCGATTTCTGCAACCGGTTCGGCCCCAACCGGGTGGGTGGCAGATGGGGTATACTTCAGCTGGGCGCTGATGCCATCAAGCTATTCACCAAAGAGGATGTCATACCTGCAGGAGTCGATAAGGGGGTCTATGTCTGGGCTCCTATTATCGCCTCTGCCGGCACCATGCTGGTGGCTGCAGCCATACCATTTGGAGCACTGCATATCGGTGGCAAAAACTACCCCCTGGTAGTCGCCAATATGGATATCAGCGCTTTTTATGTGGAAGCAGCTCTCAGCATCATGTCCATTGCCGTCTTCATGGCCGGGTACAGCTCGAACAATAAGTACTCAATCCTCGGAGCCTTCCGAGGCATTGCCAGGATGATCGCCTATGAGGTTCCAATGGGCGTTTGCGTCATATCCGTAGCGGTCATGGCCCATAGCCTCAACCTGGTGGAGATCGTAGAAAGCCAGACCGTTTGGTATGCATTTGCCCAGCCGCTGGGATTTGTCATCTTCATGATCGCCCTGGTGACTGACCTGGGAAGAGTCCCATTCGACCAGAGCGAGGCAGAAGAGGAGATCATCTGCGGCTACAGCACCGAATACAGCGGTATCAGGTGGGGTCTCCTATACTTCCAGGAGTACAATAACTTCCTCTTGGGATCCATTCTGGTCTCGCTCCTGTTCCTGGGCGGATGGCATGGACCGATTATACCCATACCCCTTCTGGACATGGTATCGCCTATGATCTGGCTGCTCATGAAGGTTATAATCGTTATTTGGTTCATAATATTGATCAGGGCTGCTCTCTTCCGTCTGAGAATAGATCAGGTGACTGACCTGGGATGGAAGTGGATGCTGCCTTTATCCATATTGAATCTGGGGTGGGCAGTAATAGTGGGCTCATACTTTGCATGA
- a CDS encoding complex I subunit 4 family protein: MISNALSLMILLPLLGAIVSFFVGTKAKFVALIASLAPLVLSLQMYMEFDKSSTMMQFVESYNWVPSIGVKYTLGVDGIGFPLVLLSTIVTVLVIIYSWGETKKPNQYFALLLLNEVGVLGVFTALDFFLFYIFWEIVLIPMFFLIGSWGGPRKDYAAIKFFIYTHVASLVMLLAIFALYFTYQLPDGSRTFDMLTLLKATQNPEIFPPALLNIIFAGLLLGFLVKMPAFPFHTWLPDAHVEAPTAGSVVLAALLLKMGGYGLFRIIVPMLPSVDKIFVTIIAIIAVLSIVYGAFLALAQKDIKKLVAYSSVSHMGFVTLGAVALVPLSIQGAMFQQFSHGIITCVLFMSAGTIQHVVGTRIIADLGGLADRMPKFAVIMMAGFMASLGLPGMSGFVAEFMTLTGAYATLPVYVMIVVFLSIVITAAYHLWAMQKAMFGPILRKYMDVHDPHAYELFSMSMIILLTLLFGLQPGLMTDMMGTAANQLLQPVVTLSEMGVI, translated from the coding sequence ATGATCTCAAACGCGCTCTCGTTGATGATACTCCTTCCCTTGCTGGGAGCGATAGTATCCTTCTTTGTGGGCACAAAGGCCAAGTTCGTGGCTCTGATCGCCTCGCTTGCACCTCTGGTGTTATCCCTGCAGATGTACATGGAGTTCGATAAGAGCTCAACTATGATGCAGTTCGTGGAGAGCTACAACTGGGTTCCATCCATCGGAGTCAAGTATACCTTGGGCGTCGATGGCATAGGATTCCCCCTGGTCCTCCTCTCCACCATAGTCACTGTACTGGTGATAATATACTCCTGGGGAGAGACAAAGAAGCCCAATCAATACTTCGCCCTGCTTCTCTTAAATGAGGTGGGAGTGCTCGGAGTGTTCACTGCACTGGACTTCTTCCTGTTCTACATCTTCTGGGAGATCGTTCTCATCCCCATGTTCTTCCTCATTGGATCATGGGGCGGACCGAGAAAGGACTATGCAGCAATCAAGTTCTTCATCTACACCCACGTGGCCAGCCTGGTGATGCTCCTGGCGATATTCGCTCTGTATTTCACCTACCAGCTGCCGGACGGATCGAGAACCTTTGATATGCTGACATTGCTGAAGGCCACCCAAAACCCGGAGATATTCCCGCCGGCCCTGCTGAACATCATCTTCGCAGGACTGCTGCTCGGGTTCCTGGTCAAGATGCCCGCATTCCCCTTCCATACCTGGCTGCCGGATGCCCACGTCGAGGCTCCGACCGCCGGCTCAGTGGTGCTTGCTGCGCTGCTGCTGAAGATGGGCGGGTACGGTCTGTTCAGGATCATAGTGCCAATGCTGCCCAGCGTTGACAAGATCTTCGTGACCATAATCGCCATCATAGCGGTGCTCTCCATCGTCTACGGAGCATTCCTGGCGCTGGCACAAAAGGACATCAAGAAGCTTGTGGCCTACTCGTCAGTTAGCCACATGGGGTTCGTAACTTTGGGAGCAGTGGCCCTGGTGCCATTATCCATTCAGGGTGCCATGTTCCAGCAGTTCTCCCACGGAATCATTACCTGCGTCCTCTTCATGTCCGCCGGCACCATTCAGCACGTTGTCGGCACCAGGATCATTGCAGACCTGGGAGGACTGGCTGATCGGATGCCCAAGTTCGCCGTTATCATGATGGCCGGGTTTATGGCCTCCTTAGGCCTGCCGGGCATGAGCGGATTTGTGGCTGAGTTCATGACACTGACCGGTGCTTATGCCACCCTTCCCGTATACGTCATGATAGTGGTCTTCCTGAGCATAGTGATCACTGCGGCCTATCATCTCTGGGCCATGCAGAAGGCCATGTTCGGACCGATTTTGAGGAAGTATATGGATGTACATGATCCGCATGCCTATGAGCTGTTCAGTATGAGCATGATCATTCTGCTCACTCTGCTCTTCGGCCTGCAGCCCGGTCTTATGACTGACATGATGGGCACAGCAGCAAACCAGCTATTGCAGCCGGTTGTAACCTTATCTGAGATGGGGGTGATCTGA
- the fpoD gene encoding F420H2 dehydrogenase subunit FpoD — MTNASEVLSSIQSAFPAAVSDGKVESDDRLWVTVDSKKIRDVCKYMTDKLGFDHYAGSAGVDWIARNEMEVVEIMASYGIHNVVAMLKVKTPRDNPSVPSLVDMYWNANWYERETWEMFGINFEGHPELYPLLLSDPLVGVWPWRKDFKGYPDLTTGERAVQITTPEGYTEYRFPPTPAEIEAGTVVTERPKYPTFREREEAHIKSDSEMIMHLGPQHAMVPGPFLLDILVEGERVKKAFLDLGYIHKGIEKIMENRSWLQGITYTDRMCYVAALSNNECYCGAVERLLGLEVPLRAQYIRVILEELSRIQSHLIGTGEFLTLIAGVGFAPWQYMIMDREKIISLIESVTGARLTHSFVRFGGVRNDLPEGFDEQCRKVFPYMKSRIEEFIELFAQDPIYHARMENIGSISPETAKRIGCAGRVLRAAGVPYDMRIEDPILVYPELDFKVVTGTRGDSADRIDCTLREMLESIHIIEQCLDKIPSGPIKTEAKIPKKIPAGEAYYRVEDPRGEMGMYVISDGGDKPYRVKVRGPFYATFQTLTPLLEGVYIADAVAIAGSMDGCPSESDR, encoded by the coding sequence TTGACAAATGCAAGCGAGGTCTTAAGCTCGATCCAGTCCGCCTTCCCTGCAGCGGTATCAGACGGCAAAGTGGAGTCGGATGACAGGTTATGGGTCACAGTTGACTCCAAGAAGATCCGGGATGTATGCAAATACATGACCGATAAGCTCGGTTTCGACCACTACGCAGGTTCAGCAGGGGTCGACTGGATCGCCAGAAATGAGATGGAGGTCGTCGAGATCATGGCCAGCTATGGAATTCATAATGTAGTGGCCATGCTGAAGGTTAAAACGCCACGCGACAATCCATCTGTCCCTTCCCTTGTCGATATGTACTGGAATGCCAACTGGTATGAGAGAGAGACTTGGGAGATGTTTGGCATCAACTTCGAAGGGCACCCAGAGCTGTATCCACTTCTCCTGTCCGATCCATTGGTTGGGGTCTGGCCCTGGAGAAAGGATTTCAAGGGCTATCCCGACCTGACCACTGGAGAGAGGGCGGTGCAGATCACCACCCCCGAGGGCTATACCGAATACCGCTTCCCGCCCACTCCTGCCGAGATCGAGGCGGGGACAGTGGTGACCGAGAGGCCCAAATATCCCACATTCCGGGAGAGAGAGGAGGCCCATATCAAATCCGATTCGGAGATGATCATGCATCTTGGGCCGCAGCATGCCATGGTTCCCGGTCCTTTCCTGCTCGATATACTGGTTGAAGGAGAGAGGGTCAAGAAGGCCTTCCTCGATCTGGGCTATATCCACAAGGGCATCGAGAAGATCATGGAGAACAGAAGTTGGCTCCAGGGGATAACCTATACCGACAGGATGTGCTACGTCGCGGCCCTGAGCAACAACGAGTGCTACTGCGGAGCAGTGGAGAGGCTTTTGGGCCTGGAAGTACCCCTGAGGGCTCAATACATCCGGGTCATCTTGGAGGAGCTTTCCAGAATCCAGAGCCACCTGATAGGCACTGGCGAGTTCCTGACCCTGATCGCTGGGGTGGGCTTTGCCCCCTGGCAGTACATGATCATGGATAGAGAGAAGATCATCTCTCTGATTGAGAGCGTCACCGGAGCCAGGCTGACTCATTCATTCGTCCGCTTTGGAGGGGTAAGAAACGACCTTCCAGAGGGCTTCGACGAGCAATGCCGAAAGGTCTTTCCCTACATGAAGTCCAGGATCGAGGAGTTCATTGAGCTCTTCGCCCAGGATCCCATCTACCATGCCAGGATGGAGAATATCGGCTCCATATCGCCCGAGACCGCTAAGCGCATTGGCTGCGCTGGAAGGGTGCTGAGGGCAGCGGGCGTTCCTTATGACATGAGAATTGAGGATCCCATCCTGGTCTATCCGGAGCTTGACTTCAAGGTGGTCACCGGAACCCGTGGCGATTCGGCGGACAGAATCGATTGCACTCTAAGGGAGATGCTGGAGAGCATTCATATCATAGAGCAATGTCTGGATAAAATTCCCTCCGGACCGATAAAGACCGAGGCCAAGATTCCCAAGAAGATTCCCGCAGGCGAGGCCTACTATCGGGTCGAGGACCCGCGCGGAGAGATGGGAATGTACGTCATCAGCGACGGAGGCGACAAGCCATACCGGGTGAAGGTAAGAGGGCCTTTCTATGCTACATTCCAGACTTTGACTCCGCTTCTTGAGGGAGTATACATTGCGGATGCGGTGGCAATTGCCGGAAGCATGGACGGCTGCCCATCTGAATCTGACAGGTAG
- a CDS encoding NADH-quinone oxidoreductase subunit J family protein — MAKFKLIILTLAFLAALVASLSVTDWGPVTEHPLGYAPSEGMRLPESGVGDIGFEIFTTYVFSFEVLALVLTAALVGAIWVARKENA, encoded by the coding sequence ATGGCGAAATTTAAGCTCATTATACTGACTCTGGCCTTCCTTGCTGCCCTGGTGGCTTCACTTTCGGTAACCGATTGGGGACCGGTCACAGAGCACCCGCTCGGCTACGCCCCTTCGGAGGGGATGAGGCTTCCTGAGAGCGGTGTAGGAGACATAGGGTTTGAGATCTTCACCACCTATGTCTTCTCCTTTGAGGTTCTGGCCCTGGTCCTGACCGCAGCCCTGGTCGGAGCGATCTGGGTGGCAAGAAAGGAGAACGCCTAG
- the nuoL gene encoding NADH-quinone oxidoreductase subunit L translates to MYSDLAYLIVGLPVLAFVLCLFFGWHLPRGGGFITVLATLGAFIISFGIFQEIYPGDIVHQSMHWFGDFNVGILIDPLSLIMLLMVSLVVTLIHIYGNGYMNGDPGAARYFAEAALFSAAMLGLVYADNLLQLFIFWELVGLCSYLLIGFWYRKPSAAAAAKKAFLTTRVGDVMFLAAIIVLYNNLVNLNITLNPGEYLLQFPVIYAHIAEIPPDQLTLIALGLLGGAVGKSGQFPLHVWLPDAMEGPTTVSAMIHAATMVTAGVFLVARMFPLFYAAPHGLTAVAAVGAFTALFAATMGLTAFDIKRVLAFSTVSQLGFMMAGLGVGAAVGAFAVGVSMFHLIGHSFFKALLFLCAGSVIHAVNTNDMREMGGVGKYMKWTMYTMLIGSLSLAGFPLFTGFFSKDEIIMIAYEYGIAINFLPYIFLILAAVLTAIYTFRMWFSVFTGKERSNYGKHESPWVMLGPLVILAIFAFAFGFAAQHDFYNYLDSNFEHYDMDFVELGIIGGHALIEEHGAAAEEGEHASAEEGHGAAAEGEGSHAIPLHIQLLPYIVALGGILIAALFYWDRVKKFDPSQVTGDKDPIRKMLLKGYYQHEIMTGWICEGIVYGTALISNTIDIKIVDGWLNWLSAWVMGFAGHVRKVQTGVVQNYVTALMLGIVVLVIAIAAISLAMEVGLI, encoded by the coding sequence TTGTATTCCGATTTAGCTTATCTGATTGTTGGGCTGCCTGTACTGGCATTTGTGCTGTGCCTCTTCTTTGGCTGGCACCTGCCCAGAGGCGGTGGATTTATCACCGTCCTGGCGACGTTAGGCGCCTTCATTATATCCTTTGGAATATTCCAGGAGATCTATCCCGGTGATATCGTCCATCAGTCGATGCACTGGTTTGGCGATTTCAATGTGGGAATACTGATAGATCCACTGTCACTGATTATGCTGCTCATGGTGTCCCTCGTGGTCACTTTGATCCATATCTACGGCAATGGATACATGAATGGCGACCCGGGCGCAGCGAGATACTTCGCCGAGGCGGCACTGTTCTCCGCTGCTATGCTGGGACTGGTCTACGCAGATAACCTGCTTCAGCTCTTCATATTCTGGGAGCTGGTGGGACTGTGTTCCTATCTCCTGATTGGATTCTGGTACCGGAAGCCATCTGCAGCAGCCGCTGCCAAGAAAGCATTCCTCACTACCCGTGTGGGCGATGTCATGTTCCTGGCGGCCATAATTGTGCTTTACAACAACCTGGTCAACCTGAACATCACCCTCAATCCAGGAGAGTACCTTTTGCAGTTCCCGGTGATCTATGCTCATATCGCCGAGATACCGCCAGATCAGCTGACTCTCATTGCTCTGGGCCTTTTGGGTGGTGCAGTGGGCAAGTCAGGTCAGTTCCCCCTGCATGTCTGGCTTCCTGATGCCATGGAGGGTCCAACCACCGTCTCCGCCATGATCCATGCGGCCACGATGGTTACCGCCGGTGTATTCCTGGTAGCCAGGATGTTTCCCCTGTTCTATGCCGCACCTCACGGCCTGACCGCGGTAGCGGCAGTGGGAGCATTCACAGCCCTGTTCGCAGCCACCATGGGCCTGACGGCGTTTGATATCAAAAGAGTGCTGGCTTTCTCCACTGTCTCTCAGCTCGGTTTCATGATGGCCGGTCTTGGTGTGGGAGCAGCAGTGGGAGCATTTGCGGTGGGCGTTTCCATGTTCCACCTCATTGGCCACTCATTCTTCAAGGCCCTGCTCTTCCTCTGTGCCGGCTCAGTCATCCACGCCGTCAATACCAATGATATGCGTGAGATGGGCGGGGTTGGGAAGTACATGAAGTGGACCATGTACACCATGCTCATAGGCTCATTATCCCTGGCAGGATTCCCCTTATTCACGGGATTCTTCTCCAAGGATGAGATCATCATGATCGCTTATGAGTACGGCATAGCGATCAACTTCCTGCCCTACATCTTCCTCATACTGGCGGCGGTCCTGACAGCCATCTACACCTTCAGAATGTGGTTCTCCGTCTTCACGGGCAAAGAGAGATCTAACTACGGAAAGCACGAGTCTCCCTGGGTTATGCTGGGGCCGCTGGTGATTCTGGCCATATTCGCCTTCGCATTCGGCTTTGCCGCTCAGCATGACTTCTACAACTATCTGGACTCCAACTTCGAGCATTATGACATGGATTTCGTTGAGCTGGGCATCATCGGAGGCCATGCGCTTATTGAAGAGCATGGTGCTGCTGCCGAAGAGGGCGAGCATGCCTCTGCTGAGGAAGGCCATGGCGCGGCTGCTGAAGGAGAGGGAAGCCATGCGATACCATTGCACATTCAGCTACTGCCCTATATTGTGGCTTTGGGCGGCATTCTGATAGCAGCCCTGTTCTACTGGGATCGGGTCAAGAAGTTCGACCCCAGCCAGGTGACCGGGGATAAGGATCCAATCAGAAAGATGCTGCTGAAAGGCTACTACCAGCATGAGATCATGACCGGCTGGATATGTGAGGGAATAGTCTACGGCACGGCTCTGATCAGCAATACGATAGACATCAAGATCGTTGATGGCTGGCTCAACTGGCTCAGCGCCTGGGTCATGGGCTTTGCAGGTCACGTGAGAAAGGTTCAGACGGGCGTGGTGCAAAACTACGTCACTGCTTTAATGCTAGGGATAGTGGTGCTGGTGATTGCAATTGCTGCTATCAGTCTGGCAATGGAGGTGGGCCTGATATGA